One genomic region from Arthrobacter sp. FB24 encodes:
- a CDS encoding LysR family transcriptional regulator — protein MLDVRRLRLLRELKIRGTLAEVADALQYSPSSVSQQLALLEKEAGVQLLRKTGRRVQLTPQAEVLVAHTAHLLETLEQAEADLAASLTTVSGTVRIAVFQSAALALMPGTLTRMAATYPEVRIEMVQREPETALHETWARDFDLVIAEQYPGHAAPRYAELDRLRLTGDAIRLAVPGADKGMPPVRSLEDTADLAWVMEPRGAASRHWAEQACRSAGFEPDVRYETADLQAQIRLIESGNAVGLMPDLVWTGRETSAQLLLLPGNPHRTVFTSVRRSSAKRPAILAAREVLAVTADSIAPAGPVPPEAKSA, from the coding sequence ATGCTCGACGTCCGGCGGTTGAGGCTGCTCCGTGAACTCAAGATCCGTGGAACCTTGGCCGAGGTGGCGGATGCCCTCCAATACAGTCCCTCGTCGGTTTCGCAGCAGCTGGCACTGCTGGAGAAGGAGGCCGGGGTGCAGCTGCTGCGCAAGACCGGGCGCCGGGTCCAGCTGACACCGCAAGCCGAAGTCCTGGTAGCGCACACTGCCCACCTGCTTGAAACGCTGGAACAGGCCGAGGCCGATCTGGCCGCCAGCCTGACCACAGTTTCCGGAACGGTCCGGATAGCCGTCTTCCAGTCCGCCGCCCTTGCACTGATGCCGGGCACCCTGACCCGGATGGCGGCGACTTATCCTGAAGTCAGGATCGAGATGGTCCAGCGGGAGCCGGAAACGGCGTTGCATGAAACATGGGCCCGGGACTTTGACCTGGTCATCGCCGAGCAGTACCCCGGCCATGCCGCCCCGCGCTACGCGGAACTGGACCGCCTCCGGCTCACCGGGGACGCCATCCGGCTGGCCGTACCCGGAGCGGACAAGGGCATGCCGCCCGTCCGCTCGCTCGAAGACACGGCGGACCTGGCCTGGGTGATGGAGCCCCGGGGTGCGGCGTCCCGGCACTGGGCTGAACAGGCCTGCCGCAGCGCGGGTTTCGAGCCTGACGTCCGGTACGAAACGGCGGACCTGCAGGCGCAGATCCGGCTGATTGAGTCCGGCAACGCCGTGGGCCTGATGCCCGATCTTGTCTGGACCGGCAGGGAAACGTCGGCGCAGCTGCTGCTGCTGCCCGGCAACCCGCACCGGACCGTCTTCACGTCCGTGCGGAGGTCCAGCGCCAAGCGGCCCGCCATCCTCGCCGCCCGCGAGGTACTGGCCGTCACAGCCGACTCGATTGCCCCCGCCGGCCCGGTGCCGCCGGAGGCCAAATCCGCGTGA
- the panD gene encoding aspartate 1-decarboxylase: protein MNRTMFKSKIHRATVTHADLHYVGSVTVDLDLLEAADILPGELVAIVDVTNGARLETYTIAGERGSGVIGINGAAAHLMHENDIVILITYAEMTTEEAKAYTPKVVHVDKDNKIVQIGNDPAEGHTRGLMRPPFALNNSALN from the coding sequence ATGAATCGCACAATGTTTAAGTCCAAAATCCACCGGGCCACTGTCACGCATGCCGATCTGCACTACGTGGGGTCGGTCACCGTTGACCTGGACCTGCTGGAGGCTGCGGACATTCTTCCCGGAGAACTCGTGGCGATCGTTGACGTCACCAACGGGGCGCGGCTGGAGACGTACACCATCGCCGGAGAGCGCGGTTCCGGGGTTATCGGCATCAACGGCGCGGCTGCTCACCTGATGCACGAGAATGACATCGTCATCCTGATCACCTATGCCGAGATGACCACCGAAGAAGCCAAGGCCTACACGCCCAAGGTGGTCCATGTTGACAAGGACAACAAGATTGTCCAGATCGGCAACGACCCCGCTGAAGGGCACACCCGCGGCCTCATGCGGCCGCCGTTCGCACTCAACAACTCCGCCCTGAACTAG
- a CDS encoding AEC family transporter, translated as MLGVLAGFFVVWFIILVGMFVGRRKVLGENARSVLSALTFFVASPALLFETLSKAKLHDVFAAPLLVTAAGAMVTAAIFFVIVRFLLKRTVPESLMSSMSASLANSANLGIPIAVYVLGDASYVAPLLIFQLAFFTPLFLMALDATTSSHRTTPAGFALMILKNPMIVGSALGLVVAGTGWQVPELVMQPIHLIGGAAIPAMLIAFGMSLNGSRPLQADTGRRIDVLLASTFKLVIHPAIAYLVARLIGMEGQALFAVVVTSALPTAQNVFVAASRYRTGIIVAKDTVLVTTVVAVPAMICVALLLT; from the coding sequence GTGCTAGGCGTTCTCGCGGGCTTCTTCGTGGTGTGGTTCATCATCCTGGTGGGCATGTTCGTTGGCCGCCGGAAGGTGCTGGGAGAAAACGCCCGGTCCGTGCTCAGCGCGCTGACATTCTTCGTGGCGAGCCCTGCGCTCCTGTTCGAGACGCTCAGCAAGGCCAAGCTCCACGATGTCTTTGCCGCTCCCCTGCTGGTGACCGCCGCCGGCGCGATGGTCACGGCCGCAATCTTCTTCGTGATTGTCCGGTTCCTGCTGAAACGGACCGTGCCCGAATCGCTGATGTCGTCCATGAGCGCGTCCCTGGCGAACTCCGCCAACCTGGGTATTCCCATTGCCGTGTATGTCCTCGGCGACGCAAGCTACGTTGCGCCGCTGCTGATCTTCCAGCTGGCCTTCTTTACCCCGCTCTTCCTGATGGCCCTGGATGCCACCACCAGCTCACACCGGACCACGCCCGCCGGCTTTGCCCTCATGATCCTCAAAAACCCGATGATCGTGGGTTCCGCACTGGGCCTGGTGGTGGCGGGAACGGGATGGCAGGTGCCGGAGCTGGTCATGCAGCCCATCCACCTGATCGGCGGTGCGGCCATCCCCGCCATGCTGATCGCTTTCGGCATGAGCCTGAACGGGTCGCGGCCCCTCCAGGCAGATACCGGCCGCCGCATCGACGTGCTCCTGGCTAGTACGTTCAAACTCGTCATCCACCCCGCCATCGCCTATCTGGTGGCGCGGCTGATCGGCATGGAGGGGCAGGCCCTCTTCGCCGTCGTCGTGACGTCCGCACTGCCCACTGCGCAGAACGTTTTCGTCGCGGCCAGCCGCTACCGGACGGGCATCATCGTGGCCAAGGACACCGTGCTGGTCACCACGGTGGTGGCAGTACCGGCCATGATCTGCGTGGCCCTGCTCCTTACCTAG
- the otsB gene encoding trehalose-phosphatase, whose product MPTPLNQSVADSALLTRSLPLGLLRAFVQSDAADDGLTPSLLAELKILARTPGLLVACNYGGTLCDAEGISTETLPLGSAAIALRALAALPNTHAAVISGRSLRDLAAVSRLPAEVHLVGSHGAEFDMGFAHGLSLATESVLQQASQALVETIGAYKGISIERKPVAVSVHTRPASTAIVAKVLEKAEEVARAHGLFYIVDGSVLDLSVVEPSKADALEHLRARLGVSAALYAGDASSDELAMATLRGPDMGIKVGEGPTAATHRLRDPESFARVLAILFELRRAWLFGEDAVGLERHSMIGNGSSTALITPEAKVCWMSHPLPDSGSLFAHILGGDAAGHFSVEPVKASQVLGQRYVDSTMIVETRWADVTVTDYLEPAPDGITSLVRVLSGSGAARIVFAPRPDYANAPFSMEARGEELHVVGTSDPIILLAPGVSFSITSDGRHATATADVNLRNGPVVLNLRCGDTEPTHAGVGGETERRAAVAHHSRRWVQDLDLPGVKPSLVRRSALVLRALVHEPTGAVLAAPTTSLPEGIGGTRNWDYRYCWLRDGSMTVNALVDLGSTTEAHGFLRWLGRILDNAPGPEWLHPLYSVTGAPLSTEAIIESLPGYAGSRPVRIGNAADHQVQLDVFGPIAELICAVSQREGTLEDSHWELMIQMASAVMARWHEADHGIWEARRAPRHHVYTKVMCWVTLDRALRTAARHGRAPEPEWAPTAATIREEVLREGWDDGAASYTVAYDSPDLDAAVLHIGLSGLLDVNDQRFLDTVTAVERELRVGPTVFRYRYDDGLPGLEGGFHICTTWLIEAYVAVGRIEEAWDLFDQLVNLFGPTGLLPEEYDPGTETHLGNHPQAYSHLGFIRCARILDQHQKN is encoded by the coding sequence GTGCCTACTCCGCTCAACCAGTCCGTGGCCGATTCTGCCCTCCTAACGCGCTCCCTGCCGCTCGGCCTGCTCCGCGCCTTTGTTCAGTCCGATGCAGCCGACGACGGCCTCACGCCAAGCCTGCTCGCTGAACTCAAGATCCTCGCACGCACTCCCGGGCTGCTGGTGGCCTGCAACTACGGCGGCACGCTCTGCGACGCGGAGGGGATCTCCACCGAAACCCTGCCGCTGGGGAGCGCCGCGATCGCTCTCCGGGCCCTTGCCGCACTGCCCAACACCCACGCGGCCGTCATCTCCGGCAGGTCGCTGCGGGACCTGGCGGCAGTTTCCAGGCTTCCGGCGGAGGTGCACCTCGTGGGCTCCCACGGCGCCGAATTCGACATGGGCTTCGCCCACGGCCTGTCCCTGGCCACCGAATCGGTGCTGCAGCAGGCCAGCCAGGCCCTCGTTGAAACGATCGGCGCCTACAAGGGGATCAGCATCGAGCGCAAGCCCGTTGCGGTGTCCGTACACACCCGGCCGGCCTCGACCGCGATTGTTGCCAAGGTGCTGGAAAAGGCCGAAGAGGTGGCCCGCGCCCACGGCCTGTTCTACATCGTGGACGGCTCCGTGCTGGACCTTTCCGTGGTGGAGCCGTCCAAGGCCGATGCGCTGGAGCACCTGCGCGCCCGCTTGGGCGTGAGTGCCGCCCTCTATGCCGGCGACGCTTCCAGCGACGAACTGGCAATGGCCACCCTGCGCGGCCCGGATATGGGCATCAAGGTGGGGGAGGGCCCCACTGCGGCCACCCACCGCCTCCGGGACCCCGAGTCCTTCGCGCGGGTCCTGGCCATCCTCTTCGAACTGCGGCGGGCCTGGCTTTTCGGGGAGGACGCCGTTGGCCTGGAGCGCCACTCGATGATCGGCAACGGCTCGTCCACTGCGCTGATCACGCCCGAAGCCAAGGTCTGCTGGATGAGCCACCCGCTGCCGGACTCGGGGTCCCTGTTCGCCCATATCCTGGGCGGCGACGCCGCGGGCCACTTCTCGGTGGAACCGGTCAAGGCATCCCAGGTCTTGGGCCAGCGCTATGTGGACAGCACCATGATCGTGGAAACCCGCTGGGCTGACGTCACCGTGACCGACTATCTTGAGCCGGCCCCGGACGGGATCACGAGCCTGGTCCGCGTGCTGTCCGGCAGCGGCGCCGCCCGGATCGTCTTCGCGCCCCGGCCCGACTACGCCAACGCCCCGTTCAGCATGGAGGCGCGGGGCGAGGAACTGCACGTGGTGGGCACGTCCGACCCGATCATCCTGCTGGCTCCCGGCGTCAGCTTTTCCATCACTTCGGACGGCCGCCATGCCACTGCCACCGCGGACGTCAACCTGCGGAATGGCCCCGTGGTGCTCAACCTGCGCTGCGGCGACACCGAGCCAACTCACGCCGGGGTGGGCGGCGAAACCGAGCGCCGCGCCGCCGTCGCCCATCACTCCCGGCGGTGGGTCCAGGACCTGGACCTGCCGGGCGTCAAGCCGTCGCTGGTGCGCCGTTCGGCGCTGGTGCTGCGCGCACTGGTGCACGAACCCACCGGCGCCGTCCTGGCCGCCCCCACCACCTCGCTGCCGGAAGGAATCGGCGGCACCCGGAACTGGGACTACCGCTACTGCTGGTTGCGGGACGGGTCCATGACCGTCAATGCGCTCGTGGACCTGGGTTCCACGACGGAAGCGCATGGGTTCCTGCGCTGGCTGGGCCGGATCCTGGACAACGCCCCCGGACCGGAATGGCTGCACCCGCTGTACTCGGTCACCGGGGCGCCGCTGTCCACTGAGGCCATCATCGAAAGTCTGCCCGGTTACGCGGGATCACGCCCCGTCAGGATCGGCAACGCCGCGGACCACCAGGTGCAGCTGGATGTGTTCGGGCCCATCGCGGAACTGATCTGCGCGGTGAGTCAGCGCGAGGGCACTTTGGAGGATTCGCACTGGGAGCTGATGATCCAAATGGCCTCCGCCGTGATGGCCCGCTGGCACGAGGCCGATCACGGGATCTGGGAAGCGCGCCGCGCACCCCGGCACCACGTCTACACCAAGGTGATGTGCTGGGTAACCCTGGACCGGGCGCTGCGCACGGCGGCCAGGCACGGCAGGGCGCCGGAACCCGAGTGGGCACCCACCGCCGCAACCATCCGCGAGGAAGTCCTCCGCGAAGGCTGGGATGACGGTGCGGCGTCCTACACCGTTGCGTACGACAGCCCCGACCTCGACGCCGCGGTGCTGCACATCGGCCTGTCCGGCCTGCTGGATGTGAACGACCAGCGGTTCCTGGACACCGTCACCGCTGTGGAGCGGGAGCTTCGGGTGGGACCCACCGTCTTTCGGTACAGGTACGACGACGGGCTGCCGGGTTTGGAGGGCGGCTTCCACATCTGCACCACGTGGCTCATCGAGGCCTATGTGGCGGTGGGCCGGATCGAGGAGGCGTGGGACCTGTTCGACCAGCTGGTAAACCTGTTCGGCCCTACCGGACTGCTGCCCGAAGAATACGATCCCGGGACCGAAACCCATCTGGGCAACCACCCGCAGGCTTACTCCCATCTGGGCTTCATCCGCTGCGCCCGGATCCTGGACCAGCACCAGAAGAACTAA
- a CDS encoding PP2C family protein-serine/threonine phosphatase: MTDEPEVRRALVIEDDDDIRGLLVHILTKQGFQVSAESTGRAGVELMQREGAELVTLDLNLPDIDGVQVCRELRKFSDAYILMITARGEELDRLTGLDTGADDYLTKPFSPRELASRITALFRRPRASAVHEAAARDELRRAVEVQRSLLPAEGLSLDGFDIAGSFRPSRNVGGDFFDWYPSDGGLQMTLADAMGKGMGAALIAATVRAVMRSVAHRTPLSEAFSSAGRILEADLEQSASFVTLFHARLDAATGILQYLDAGHGLALHIRADGSCSRLLTSGPPVGAWPDQEWDAHQVSLEPGDCLAVVSDGLLDVYPDVEVLTAVVAGTVSGRASAQAACDAVLELASGRDVSDDATVVVLKRAL; the protein is encoded by the coding sequence ATGACTGATGAGCCGGAGGTACGCCGCGCCCTGGTCATTGAGGACGATGACGACATCCGCGGACTGCTGGTCCACATTCTCACCAAGCAGGGCTTCCAGGTGTCCGCCGAATCCACCGGGCGGGCCGGGGTCGAGCTGATGCAGCGGGAGGGCGCCGAACTGGTGACGCTGGACCTCAACCTGCCGGACATCGACGGCGTTCAGGTCTGCCGCGAACTGCGCAAGTTTTCCGATGCCTACATCCTGATGATCACGGCCCGCGGCGAGGAACTGGACCGCCTTACCGGGCTCGACACCGGCGCGGACGACTACCTCACCAAGCCGTTCAGCCCCCGCGAACTCGCGTCCCGGATCACCGCCCTGTTCCGCAGGCCGCGCGCCAGTGCCGTCCACGAGGCCGCAGCCAGGGACGAATTGCGACGCGCCGTCGAAGTCCAGCGCAGCCTCCTGCCGGCGGAGGGGTTGTCCCTTGACGGGTTCGACATCGCAGGATCCTTCCGGCCCTCCCGAAATGTGGGCGGCGACTTTTTCGATTGGTACCCCAGCGACGGCGGCCTGCAAATGACGCTCGCCGATGCGATGGGCAAAGGCATGGGCGCCGCGCTGATTGCCGCCACAGTCCGCGCCGTCATGCGCTCCGTGGCCCACCGGACGCCGCTGAGTGAGGCCTTCAGCTCGGCCGGCAGGATCCTGGAAGCCGACCTCGAACAGTCCGCGTCCTTCGTCACGCTCTTCCACGCCAGGCTTGACGCGGCCACCGGGATCCTCCAGTACCTGGACGCCGGCCACGGCCTGGCGCTCCACATCAGGGCGGACGGAAGCTGCTCACGGCTGCTCACCAGCGGACCACCGGTGGGAGCATGGCCCGACCAGGAGTGGGATGCGCACCAGGTTTCGCTGGAGCCCGGCGATTGCCTGGCGGTGGTCAGCGACGGCCTGCTGGATGTCTACCCCGACGTCGAGGTCCTCACGGCCGTCGTGGCCGGCACCGTTTCCGGCCGCGCCAGCGCGCAGGCTGCCTGCGACGCCGTCCTTGAGCTGGCCTCGGGCCGCGATGTTTCCGATGACGCCACTGTGGTTGTGCTGAAACGGGCGCTGTAG
- a CDS encoding glycoside hydrolase family 130 protein has product MTSPHTSALPTVPFTLTRAGVIMSPEEGNDFEAEGVLNPASGRGPDGELYLLPRLVAKGNVSRVGLAKVVIEDGVPTGVERQGVVLAPDEGWERGLNNAGTEDPRTTWVPSLGKHLMTYVAYGPLGPRLAFAHSEDLRSWERLGPCFFEYKAELSMDLNLFPNKDAVFFPEPVNDPDGIPSYAMLHRPMWDLGWIRDGEGEHLPAGVTDNRPGIWISYVAVEDVEKDIRNLVHMGKHTLVALSEFPFEELKIGGGPAPIRVDEGWLLIHHGVAGALEKSAFDHQQKVNYTAAAMILDASDPSKVIARSDKPLLAPETEDEISGIVPNVVFPTAIEEVDGQLFVFYGMADSKIGVARLDRVPAN; this is encoded by the coding sequence ATGACTTCCCCCCACACTTCCGCACTCCCCACCGTTCCCTTCACCCTCACCCGCGCGGGGGTCATCATGTCCCCGGAAGAGGGCAACGACTTTGAAGCGGAAGGCGTCCTCAACCCCGCCAGCGGCCGGGGCCCCGACGGCGAGCTGTACCTTCTGCCCCGGCTCGTCGCCAAGGGTAATGTATCCCGCGTCGGCCTGGCCAAGGTTGTCATCGAAGACGGCGTTCCCACCGGAGTGGAACGCCAAGGCGTAGTGCTCGCCCCGGACGAGGGCTGGGAACGCGGCCTGAACAACGCCGGTACCGAGGACCCCCGCACTACCTGGGTACCCTCCCTGGGCAAGCACCTGATGACCTATGTCGCCTACGGTCCGCTGGGCCCGCGGCTCGCTTTCGCGCATTCCGAGGACCTCCGCAGCTGGGAACGCCTGGGCCCGTGCTTCTTCGAATACAAGGCCGAGCTCTCCATGGACCTGAACCTGTTTCCCAACAAGGACGCCGTGTTCTTCCCGGAACCTGTCAACGACCCTGATGGCATTCCCTCCTATGCGATGCTGCACCGCCCCATGTGGGACCTGGGCTGGATCCGTGACGGCGAAGGCGAGCACCTGCCCGCCGGCGTGACGGACAACCGACCCGGCATCTGGATCTCCTACGTGGCCGTGGAAGACGTGGAAAAGGACATCCGCAACCTGGTGCACATGGGCAAGCACACCCTCGTTGCCCTCAGCGAGTTCCCGTTCGAGGAACTGAAGATCGGTGGCGGTCCCGCGCCGATCCGCGTCGATGAAGGCTGGCTGCTCATCCACCACGGTGTGGCCGGTGCCCTGGAGAAGTCCGCGTTCGACCACCAGCAGAAGGTCAACTACACCGCGGCCGCCATGATCCTGGACGCCAGTGACCCCAGCAAGGTCATTGCCCGCAGCGACAAGCCGCTGCTGGCACCGGAAACCGAAGACGAGATCTCCGGCATCGTGCCCAACGTGGTGTTCCCCACCGCCATCGAGGAAGTGGACGGCCAGCTGTTCGTGTTCTACGGCATGGCCGACTCGAAGATCGGCGTGGCCAGGCTGGACCGCGTTCCGGCCAACTAG
- a CDS encoding carbohydrate ABC transporter permease, whose translation MSVIDAATAANNENEKNDDDAGLPGALPSGRGGSTVEKRRNLGVGSFVLLAVGAFVFLFPFYYMFIGSLQTSPDTSVAGAFPNPANLTGENYANINGSIDLLKGLVNSGIFTGGVILFTVVFGLLVGYALAQMHFRGKGFVFGMMLLVQMIPFQLLLIPLYVMIVRDYGLADSYIGMILPFAINSTAVFVFRQYFMQLPSTLFEAARIDGASELRILWQIAIPLVRPAIVTAVLLTFIGPWNEFLWPFLVTKDSSIQPLAVSLANYISNVAATASNPFGAILAGACVLAAPAIALFIFFQRQFISTNIGSSVKG comes from the coding sequence ATGTCGGTCATCGACGCGGCGACCGCCGCCAACAACGAAAACGAAAAGAACGACGACGACGCCGGGCTGCCGGGCGCTCTTCCTTCCGGCCGCGGAGGTTCCACAGTTGAAAAGCGCAGGAACCTCGGCGTTGGCAGCTTCGTGCTGCTGGCCGTCGGCGCCTTCGTATTCCTGTTCCCCTTCTACTACATGTTTATCGGCTCGCTGCAGACGTCTCCGGACACTTCAGTGGCGGGTGCATTCCCCAACCCGGCCAACCTCACCGGCGAGAACTATGCCAACATCAACGGTTCCATCGACCTGCTGAAAGGCCTGGTCAACTCCGGGATCTTCACCGGCGGCGTCATCCTGTTCACCGTGGTCTTCGGCCTCCTGGTGGGCTACGCCCTGGCACAGATGCATTTCCGCGGCAAGGGATTCGTCTTCGGCATGATGCTGCTCGTGCAGATGATCCCGTTCCAGCTGCTGCTCATCCCGCTGTACGTCATGATCGTCCGGGACTACGGCCTGGCGGACAGCTACATCGGCATGATCCTGCCGTTCGCGATCAACTCCACCGCCGTCTTCGTTTTCCGTCAGTACTTCATGCAGCTGCCGTCGACGCTGTTTGAAGCCGCCCGGATCGACGGTGCCTCCGAACTGCGGATCCTGTGGCAGATCGCCATTCCGCTGGTGCGTCCGGCAATCGTCACGGCTGTGCTGCTGACCTTCATCGGTCCGTGGAACGAGTTCCTGTGGCCGTTCCTTGTCACCAAGGATTCGTCCATCCAGCCGCTTGCGGTGTCCCTCGCCAACTACATTTCCAACGTCGCCGCCACGGCCTCCAACCCGTTCGGTGCAATCCTCGCCGGCGCCTGCGTCCTCGCGGCACCTGCCATCGCGCTGTTCATCTTCTTCCAGCGCCAGTTCATTTCCACCAATATCGGATCAAGCGTAAAGGGCTAA
- a CDS encoding carbohydrate ABC transporter permease, protein MSLRSSDGGPAAGSPATGVPVGRTADQRPAPRKRKNILGRQPLGLLFSAPYVIYVLAVLAYPLGYAVYISFHDFFFTAPRVKVDRPFVGLDNYITVLSDPAVQRSFANIGVFLVINVPLTVGLSLVLANALNRVTKLRTFFRVSYYVPYVTASVAVVGVWLFLFQQNGLVNALLGPLAPNPSWLTNSWLAMPTVALYVTWKQLGFFILLYLAALQNIPDELYESASVDGGNKWVQFWNITVPGVRSASVLVTLLATITGANLFTEPYLLTGGGGPDGASTSPVFLMYQKGILQGNPDVAAALGVILVIGVLLIALIQKRLVGGKEA, encoded by the coding sequence ATGTCACTCCGATCTTCTGACGGCGGGCCCGCGGCGGGCAGTCCCGCAACGGGCGTGCCGGTTGGACGGACGGCTGACCAGCGGCCGGCGCCCAGGAAACGCAAGAACATCCTGGGCCGCCAGCCGCTGGGGCTGCTGTTCAGCGCCCCGTACGTCATCTACGTCCTGGCTGTCCTGGCCTACCCGCTGGGCTACGCCGTTTACATCTCCTTCCACGACTTCTTCTTCACTGCCCCGCGGGTCAAGGTGGACCGCCCGTTCGTCGGCCTGGACAACTACATCACCGTCCTGTCAGACCCCGCCGTCCAGCGTTCCTTCGCCAACATCGGAGTGTTCCTGGTCATCAACGTCCCGCTGACCGTGGGATTGTCCCTGGTCCTGGCCAACGCCCTGAACCGCGTGACGAAGCTGCGGACCTTCTTCCGGGTCAGCTACTACGTCCCGTACGTCACCGCAAGCGTCGCCGTCGTCGGCGTCTGGCTGTTCCTGTTCCAGCAGAACGGGCTGGTCAATGCGTTGCTGGGGCCACTGGCCCCGAACCCGTCCTGGCTGACCAACTCCTGGCTGGCCATGCCAACGGTGGCGCTGTACGTCACCTGGAAACAGCTGGGATTCTTCATCCTGCTGTATCTGGCCGCACTGCAGAACATACCGGACGAGCTGTACGAATCCGCCTCGGTGGACGGCGGAAACAAATGGGTCCAGTTCTGGAACATCACGGTTCCCGGCGTTCGCTCGGCCAGCGTACTGGTCACGCTGCTCGCCACCATCACCGGCGCCAACCTCTTTACCGAGCCGTACCTCCTCACCGGAGGCGGCGGCCCGGACGGCGCATCGACGTCACCGGTGTTCCTGATGTACCAGAAGGGCATCCTTCAGGGAAACCCCGACGTGGCGGCCGCCCTGGGCGTCATCCTGGTGATCGGCGTCCTGCTGATTGCCTTGATCCAGAAACGCCTCGTGGGCGGAAAGGAGGCCTGA
- a CDS encoding ABC transporter substrate-binding protein translates to MKRFSTAARVLSVAALTIMGAGLAACGGGGGGSSADSATAAKGPIKIWYSNNEFEVKWGKAMVESWNAAHPDEKIDAQEIPAGKSSEEVIGAAITAGNAPCLVFNTAPVAVPQFQKQGGLVALDSFPDGAQYIKDRTGDLADQYKSTDGKMYQLPWKSNPVVLFYNKDIFAKAGLDPENPKLGSHAEFLETARTLVKSGATANAVWPSPASDFFQSWFDFYPFYAANTDGTPLLKDSKATFDSEEGKQVATMFATLYKENLASKEVFQGDAFGEGKSAMSLAGPWAIAAYKDKVNWGAVPVPAAESKAGTSTFSDAKNVAMYSACENQGTAWEVMKFATSQEQDGKLLAETGQMPMRKDLTTAYADYFTKNPLYTQFAEQAGRTVEVPNVPNSVEVWQTFRTAYAKSVIFGNESIDSAFKGAAEKIDQLAAQK, encoded by the coding sequence ATGAAGCGCTTTTCAACAGCCGCGCGCGTATTGTCCGTGGCCGCCCTGACCATCATGGGCGCAGGCCTCGCTGCCTGCGGCGGGGGAGGGGGAGGCAGCTCCGCCGACTCGGCCACGGCCGCCAAGGGCCCCATCAAGATCTGGTACTCCAACAACGAGTTCGAGGTGAAGTGGGGCAAGGCAATGGTGGAGTCCTGGAACGCCGCCCACCCGGACGAGAAGATCGATGCCCAGGAAATCCCGGCTGGCAAGAGCTCCGAGGAAGTCATCGGCGCAGCCATTACAGCGGGCAATGCCCCGTGCCTGGTCTTCAACACCGCTCCGGTGGCGGTGCCGCAGTTCCAGAAGCAGGGCGGACTCGTCGCCCTCGACTCCTTCCCCGACGGCGCGCAGTACATCAAGGACCGCACAGGCGACCTCGCCGATCAGTACAAGTCCACGGACGGGAAGATGTACCAGCTTCCGTGGAAATCCAACCCGGTGGTCCTGTTCTACAACAAGGACATCTTCGCCAAGGCCGGCCTGGACCCCGAAAACCCCAAGCTCGGCTCGCACGCCGAATTCCTCGAAACCGCACGGACCCTCGTAAAGTCCGGCGCCACAGCCAACGCCGTATGGCCCTCCCCGGCCAGCGATTTCTTCCAGTCGTGGTTCGACTTCTACCCGTTCTACGCTGCCAACACCGACGGCACTCCGCTCCTGAAGGACAGCAAGGCCACCTTCGACAGCGAAGAGGGCAAGCAGGTCGCCACCATGTTCGCGACCCTCTACAAGGAGAACCTGGCGTCCAAGGAGGTCTTTCAGGGCGACGCCTTCGGTGAGGGAAAATCAGCCATGTCCCTGGCCGGCCCGTGGGCCATCGCCGCGTACAAGGACAAGGTCAACTGGGGCGCCGTGCCGGTGCCCGCCGCTGAATCCAAGGCTGGTACGTCCACCTTCTCGGACGCCAAGAACGTGGCCATGTACTCCGCCTGCGAGAACCAAGGCACAGCCTGGGAGGTTATGAAGTTCGCCACCAGCCAGGAGCAGGACGGCAAGTTGCTGGCCGAGACCGGCCAGATGCCCATGCGCAAGGACCTGACCACTGCGTACGCCGACTACTTCACCAAGAACCCGCTCTACACCCAGTTCGCCGAGCAGGCCGGACGCACCGTCGAGGTGCCCAACGTGCCCAACTCGGTTGAGGTCTGGCAGACCTTCCGGACCGCCTACGCCAAGTCAGTGATCTTCGGCAACGAAAGCATTGACTCCGCGTTCAAGGGCGCCGCAGAAAAGATCGACCAACTGGCAGCACAGAAGTAG